GGGCGAACCAGTCGTCGAGGGCCGCGCTCGCACCGTCCGGACGGCCGTCGAAGAACTGCTCGACACCTACCTGCTGGGCAAGGACCCGATGCGTATCGAGGACCACTGGCAGACGATGTACCGCGGCGGGTTCTACCGCGGCGGGCCGGTCCTGATGTCCGCGATCGCCGGCATCGACCAGGCGCTGTGGGACATCAAAGGGAAACACCACGATGTGCCGGTCTACGAACTGCTCGGCGGGAAGGCCCGCGACCGGATGCGGGTCTACCAGTGGGTCGGCGGCGACCGGCCCGAAGGCGTCGCCGACGCGGCCCGTGAGAAGGTCGAGGAGGGCTTTACGGCCCTGAAGATGAACGCCACCGCGGAACTGCGCCGGATCGACTCCCCGTCGGCGGTCCAGGCCGCCGAGGACCGCATCGCAGCGGTCCGTGAGGCCGTCGGCGACGAGATCGACATCGGCGTCGATTTCCACGGCCGGGTCTCGAAGTCCATGGCCAAGCGCCTGGCCAAAGCCCTCGAACCGTACGACCCGATGTTCATCGAGGAACCGGTCCTTCCCGAACACAACGACGCGCTCCCACAACTGGCGAGTCACACCACGAACCCGATCGCGACCGGCGAACGGATGTTCTCCCGGTGGGACTTCAAGGA
Above is a window of Haloarcula halophila DNA encoding:
- the dgoD gene encoding galactonate dehydratase encodes the protein MIITDYDLYEVPPRWLFLRLETSEGIAGWGEPVVEGRARTVRTAVEELLDTYLLGKDPMRIEDHWQTMYRGGFYRGGPVLMSAIAGIDQALWDIKGKHHDVPVYELLGGKARDRMRVYQWVGGDRPEGVADAAREKVEEGFTALKMNATAELRRIDSPSAVQAAEDRIAAVREAVGDEIDIGVDFHGRVSKSMAKRLAKALEPYDPMFIEEPVLPEHNDALPQLASHTTNPIATGERMFSRWDFKEVFEDGSVDVIQPDLSHAGGITEVKKIASMAEAYDVAMAPHCPLGPIALAACLQVDACSPNALIQEQSLDIHYNETSDVLDYLKDPSVFQYRDGYVDLPEGPGLGVDIDHSYVRMQAGEVDWHNPVWRHDDGSVAEW